From the genome of Pungitius pungitius chromosome 21, fPunPun2.1, whole genome shotgun sequence, one region includes:
- the c21h10orf90 gene encoding (E2-independent) E3 ubiquitin-conjugating enzyme FATS isoform X1, whose amino-acid sequence MTLRRPAAHLPRAPSWRRSGDESYWESLIPEGEVSRPQRQPRPQSAIEGGRRLDGWLEHLQRIESELLRGHNQAPAFSDWTTSTEPTRPVWRQPQVPSYSRASSSCGSPSMCESSLGSQESLPTGFFSPPERRGSLETVHIMQTPRKESAQLSCLAPVKIGWLPIQRRVTRVDDACNQNQSLDHSASQVKLKQAITPTFRMNRATTHRLQDGEVEKSHGGPYALCVKTWQAPDQDSSITKQVPESRSLPALEGDRSGGVQALRRGWNTNRVSAFPGGSQSNVLPTGNGSVTNRSSQMKTSSATPLQQAPAHQTTFADPIPNTNKSHTPLHRTGGAQPVRATVPSHIQTNSGATTLIPQNTAGFSSITISSRRVSRSASLPVSDARPAEPRPLPSMDPNCGQVTVQRKATIVKVTERRTISSPFSGTTRGGTPPAGEASDTVVHRRKATIIKVTEHRESYSPAKEESGTRHPGYRHSYSEGVYEENSTWSQGRLSQHCAAPSGFHLDSTGRPNSAVAPHTSPLDPVENNGALRRSTLRLFVSSPADVAAAKPSEVSPRATAQRPDRSHRPQSCYGNMFGHTKPSKEEVTHPDGRKWSFGLPQGANMNSSGKEAGEPAADAFEPNAMRRASSCLTLIKAPDPTSQQSQEEVLALNAAAVIANIKLLRKLSKKKTPNGKSQKDGAASPPENIDEGKCVKPPPDEGTIRGHSQLNIAFETDGSPQTISLQDALQRSRPDFIGRSQSRLRELERRARERRDLADWEDPRRDVRQRRGRGVRGSSLNDNLFKLRDRAIAGKAIQPGSKRPPAEVKRKKEEEKRREVCLSNRQRMGLFKKKLLDQILQRSNS is encoded by the exons ATGACTCTCCGGAGGCCAGCCGCCCACCTACCGAGAGCTccgagctggaggagatcaGGGGACGAGTCCTACTGGGAGAGCTTGATACCAGAAGGGGAGGTTTCTCGCCCTCAACGCCAACCTCGGCCCCAGAGTGCCATCGAAGGAGGACGCCGGCTGGACGGATGGCTGGAGCACCTGCAGAGGATAGAGAGCGAACTTCTCAGAGGTCATAACCAGGCTCCAGCTTTCAGTGATTGGACGACATCCACAGAGCCAACCCGACCTGTCTGGAGACAGCCGCAGGTCCCGTCCTACAGCAGGGCCTCGTCTTCATGTGGGAGTCCCAGCATGTGTGAGAGCTCGCTAGGCAGCCAGGAGTCCCTCCCAACGGGCTTCTTTTCTCCTCCGGAGCGCAGAGGAAGCTTGGAGACAGTTCACATAATGCAGACCCCGAGGAAGGAGAGCGCTCAACTCAGCTGTCTCGCTCCGGTCAAAATCGGCTGGCTGCCAATTCAAAGAAGAGTGACGCGGGTGGATGATGCTTGTAACCAAAACCAGTCTTTGGACCACTCTGCGAGCCAG GTGAAATTGAAACAAGCAATCACTCCAACATTTCGGATGAATCGAGCAACAACCCACAGGCTGCAGG ATGGAGAGGTGGAGAAAAGTCACGGCGGCCCATACGCCTTGTGTGTGAAGACGTGGCAGGCTCCTGATCAAGACTCTTCCATTACTAAACAG GTGCCAGAAAGTCGGAGCTTGCCTGCTCTCGAGGGGGACCGAAGTGGAGGGGTTCAAGCTCTGAGGAGAGGCTGGAATACCAACAGGGTGTCAGCTTTCCCTGGAGGCAGCCAGTCCAATGTCCTCCCCACAGGGAACGGCTCAGTTACCAATAGGTCCTCGCAAATGAAAACAAGCAGCGCAACCCCCCTCCAGCAAGCCCCGGCGCATCAAACAACTTTCGCCGACCCCATCCCCAACACAAACAAGTCCCACACGCCTTTGCACAGGACAGGCGGTGCTCAGCCTGTGAGGGCCACAGTCCCGTCACACATACAGACCAACTCCGGCGCGACCACACTAATCCCTCAGAACACGGCCGgcttctcctccatcaccatctCCTCCAGGAGAGTGAGCAGATCGGCCAGTTTGCCCGTCTCCGACGCCCGCCCCGCCGAGCCACGTCCCCTTCCGTCCATGGACCCGAACTGCGGGCAGGTCACGGTGCAGAGGAAAGCCACCATCGTCAAAGTGACGGAGCGGAGGACCATTTCCAGCCCCTTCTCGGGCACCACAAGAGGGGGGACACCGCCGGCTGGCGAGGCTTCGGACACGGTGGTCCACAGAAGAAAGGCCACCATCATCAAAGTGACGGAGCACAGGGAGAGCTACAGTCCAGCCAAGGAAGAGTCTGGGACGAGGCACCCTGGGTACAGACACAGCTACTCCGAGGGGGTGTACGAGGAAAACAGCACGTGGAGTCAGGGGAGACTTTCACAGCACTGTGCGGCACCCTCTGGATTCCACCTGGATTCCACAGGGAGGCCAAACTCTGCTGTAGCACCACATACGTCCCCTTTGGATCCAGTGGAAAACAATGGAGCACTGCGCAGGTCCACGCTGAGACTTTTCGTGAGCAGCCCCGCCGACGTTGCAGCGGCCAAACCCTCAGAGGTTTCTCCAAGGGCGACTGCACAGAGACCGGACAGGTCGCACAGACCACAGAGCTGCTACGGCAATATGTTTGGACACACAAAGCCAAGCAAGGAGGAGGTGACGCATCCAGACGGCAGGAAATGGAGCTTTGGGCTCCCACAGGGGGCCAATATGAACTCCAGCGGTAAAGAAGCAGGTGAGCCGGCGGCAGACGCCTTCGAGCCAAACGCCATGAGGAGGGCGTCCTCCTGTCTGACTCTCATCAAGGCCCCGG ATCCCACCTCGCAGCAGTCTCAGGAGGAGGTGCTCGCCCTCAATGCAGCTGCCGTCATAGCAAATATAAAACTACTAAGGAAACTAAGCAAGAAGAAAACACCAAATGGCAAATCTCAGAAGGACGGTGCTGCGTCTCCGCCGGAAAACATTG ATGAGGGGAAGTGTGTGAAGCCGCCGCCGGATGAAGGAACAATCCGGGGCCACAGCCAACTTAATATCGCTTTTGAAACGGATGGATCACCTCAAACTATTTCTTTGCAG GATGCACTGCAGAGGTCCAGGCCAGACTTCATCGGCCGTTCCCAGAGCCGACTGCGAGAACTCGAGCGAAGGGCCCGGGAGAGGAGGGATCTGGCCGATTGGGAAGACCCACGGCGGGACGTCAGGCAGAGGAGAGGCCGCGGTGTCCGGGGAAGCTCTCTGAACG ATAACCTTTTCAAACTCAGAGACAGAGCCATTGCTGGGAAAGCGATTCAGCCGGGATCTAAGCG GCCGCCTGCAGaggtgaagagaaaaaaagaggaggagaagaggagggaggtgtgtTTGAGCAACAGGCAGCGAATGGGACTTTTCAAAAAG AAACTGCTGGATCAGATTCTTCAAAGGAGCAACAGCTGA
- the c21h10orf90 gene encoding (E2-independent) E3 ubiquitin-conjugating enzyme FATS isoform X2: MTLRRPAAHLPRAPSWRRSGDESYWESLIPEGEVSRPQRQPRPQSAIEGGRRLDGWLEHLQRIESELLRGHNQAPAFSDWTTSTEPTRPVWRQPQVPSYSRASSSCGSPSMCESSLGSQESLPTGFFSPPERRGSLETVHIMQTPRKESAQLSCLAPVKIGWLPIQRRVTRVDDACNQNQSLDHSASQVKLKQAITPTFRMNRATTHRLQDGEVEKSHGGPYALCVKTWQAPDQDSSITKQVPESRSLPALEGDRSGGVQALRRGWNTNRVSAFPGGSQSNVLPTGNGSVTNRSSQMKTSSATPLQQAPAHQTTFADPIPNTNKSHTPLHRTGGAQPVRATVPSHIQTNSGATTLIPQNTAGFSSITISSRRVSRSASLPVSDARPAEPRPLPSMDPNCGQVTVQRKATIVKVTERRTISSPFSGTTRGGTPPAGEASDTVVHRRKATIIKVTEHRESYSPAKEESGTRHPGYRHSYSEGVYEENSTWSQGRLSQHCAAPSGFHLDSTGRPNSAVAPHTSPLDPVENNGALRRSTLRLFVSSPADVAAAKPSEVSPRATAQRPDRSHRPQSCYGNMFGHTKPSKEEVTHPDGRKWSFGLPQGANMNSSGKEADPTSQQSQEEVLALNAAAVIANIKLLRKLSKKKTPNGKSQKDGAASPPENIDEGKCVKPPPDEGTIRGHSQLNIAFETDGSPQTISLQDALQRSRPDFIGRSQSRLRELERRARERRDLADWEDPRRDVRQRRGRGVRGSSLNDNLFKLRDRAIAGKAIQPGSKRPPAEVKRKKEEEKRREVCLSNRQRMGLFKKKLLDQILQRSNS; this comes from the exons ATGACTCTCCGGAGGCCAGCCGCCCACCTACCGAGAGCTccgagctggaggagatcaGGGGACGAGTCCTACTGGGAGAGCTTGATACCAGAAGGGGAGGTTTCTCGCCCTCAACGCCAACCTCGGCCCCAGAGTGCCATCGAAGGAGGACGCCGGCTGGACGGATGGCTGGAGCACCTGCAGAGGATAGAGAGCGAACTTCTCAGAGGTCATAACCAGGCTCCAGCTTTCAGTGATTGGACGACATCCACAGAGCCAACCCGACCTGTCTGGAGACAGCCGCAGGTCCCGTCCTACAGCAGGGCCTCGTCTTCATGTGGGAGTCCCAGCATGTGTGAGAGCTCGCTAGGCAGCCAGGAGTCCCTCCCAACGGGCTTCTTTTCTCCTCCGGAGCGCAGAGGAAGCTTGGAGACAGTTCACATAATGCAGACCCCGAGGAAGGAGAGCGCTCAACTCAGCTGTCTCGCTCCGGTCAAAATCGGCTGGCTGCCAATTCAAAGAAGAGTGACGCGGGTGGATGATGCTTGTAACCAAAACCAGTCTTTGGACCACTCTGCGAGCCAG GTGAAATTGAAACAAGCAATCACTCCAACATTTCGGATGAATCGAGCAACAACCCACAGGCTGCAGG ATGGAGAGGTGGAGAAAAGTCACGGCGGCCCATACGCCTTGTGTGTGAAGACGTGGCAGGCTCCTGATCAAGACTCTTCCATTACTAAACAG GTGCCAGAAAGTCGGAGCTTGCCTGCTCTCGAGGGGGACCGAAGTGGAGGGGTTCAAGCTCTGAGGAGAGGCTGGAATACCAACAGGGTGTCAGCTTTCCCTGGAGGCAGCCAGTCCAATGTCCTCCCCACAGGGAACGGCTCAGTTACCAATAGGTCCTCGCAAATGAAAACAAGCAGCGCAACCCCCCTCCAGCAAGCCCCGGCGCATCAAACAACTTTCGCCGACCCCATCCCCAACACAAACAAGTCCCACACGCCTTTGCACAGGACAGGCGGTGCTCAGCCTGTGAGGGCCACAGTCCCGTCACACATACAGACCAACTCCGGCGCGACCACACTAATCCCTCAGAACACGGCCGgcttctcctccatcaccatctCCTCCAGGAGAGTGAGCAGATCGGCCAGTTTGCCCGTCTCCGACGCCCGCCCCGCCGAGCCACGTCCCCTTCCGTCCATGGACCCGAACTGCGGGCAGGTCACGGTGCAGAGGAAAGCCACCATCGTCAAAGTGACGGAGCGGAGGACCATTTCCAGCCCCTTCTCGGGCACCACAAGAGGGGGGACACCGCCGGCTGGCGAGGCTTCGGACACGGTGGTCCACAGAAGAAAGGCCACCATCATCAAAGTGACGGAGCACAGGGAGAGCTACAGTCCAGCCAAGGAAGAGTCTGGGACGAGGCACCCTGGGTACAGACACAGCTACTCCGAGGGGGTGTACGAGGAAAACAGCACGTGGAGTCAGGGGAGACTTTCACAGCACTGTGCGGCACCCTCTGGATTCCACCTGGATTCCACAGGGAGGCCAAACTCTGCTGTAGCACCACATACGTCCCCTTTGGATCCAGTGGAAAACAATGGAGCACTGCGCAGGTCCACGCTGAGACTTTTCGTGAGCAGCCCCGCCGACGTTGCAGCGGCCAAACCCTCAGAGGTTTCTCCAAGGGCGACTGCACAGAGACCGGACAGGTCGCACAGACCACAGAGCTGCTACGGCAATATGTTTGGACACACAAAGCCAAGCAAGGAGGAGGTGACGCATCCAGACGGCAGGAAATGGAGCTTTGGGCTCCCACAGGGGGCCAATATGAACTCCAGCGGTAAAGAAGCAG ATCCCACCTCGCAGCAGTCTCAGGAGGAGGTGCTCGCCCTCAATGCAGCTGCCGTCATAGCAAATATAAAACTACTAAGGAAACTAAGCAAGAAGAAAACACCAAATGGCAAATCTCAGAAGGACGGTGCTGCGTCTCCGCCGGAAAACATTG ATGAGGGGAAGTGTGTGAAGCCGCCGCCGGATGAAGGAACAATCCGGGGCCACAGCCAACTTAATATCGCTTTTGAAACGGATGGATCACCTCAAACTATTTCTTTGCAG GATGCACTGCAGAGGTCCAGGCCAGACTTCATCGGCCGTTCCCAGAGCCGACTGCGAGAACTCGAGCGAAGGGCCCGGGAGAGGAGGGATCTGGCCGATTGGGAAGACCCACGGCGGGACGTCAGGCAGAGGAGAGGCCGCGGTGTCCGGGGAAGCTCTCTGAACG ATAACCTTTTCAAACTCAGAGACAGAGCCATTGCTGGGAAAGCGATTCAGCCGGGATCTAAGCG GCCGCCTGCAGaggtgaagagaaaaaaagaggaggagaagaggagggaggtgtgtTTGAGCAACAGGCAGCGAATGGGACTTTTCAAAAAG AAACTGCTGGATCAGATTCTTCAAAGGAGCAACAGCTGA